The Humidesulfovibrio mexicanus DNA window CCTTGCGCATCCGCTCCAGCACGGCCAGCTCCTCCGGGCTCAGCTTGGCGCTGGTGGCGTCGAAGCGGTCCAGCTCGGTGCGGCCCACGGTGACCTTGTCGGTGAAGGCGGCAGCGCGTTTGCGGAAGGCCGCCACAAGCTCCGGCCCCTCGTAGGTGATGGTGGTGGAGACGTGGATGAAGGGATGGGGCGCATCGCCGCGGATGGCGTGCAGCTGCTCGATCTTGGCCAGCAGCTCCTCGTAGTAGTCGGTGTTGCGCATTTCGCGGTAGCTTTTGCGGTCCACGCCCTGGAAGGAGAATTTCACCGACTGCACGCCAAGCTCCACCATGCGGCGCATGTCCTCCGGGGTGAGGCGGCTGCCGTTGGTGTTGAAGTGCACGGCCACCCCGGCCTGCACGGCGCGGCCCATGTACTCCAGCCAGCGCGGGTGCAGGGTGGGCTCGCCCCAGAGGATGAAGCGCAGGGGGCACTTGTGCTCCGCCGCCTGGGCCAGCACGGAGGCGAAGACCTCCTCGCTCATGTAGCCCTTGGGGCGGCGCTGGGTGCCTATGCCCACCGGGCACATGAGGCAGTGGAAATTGCAGACGTTGGTCAGCTCCACGTCCATGAGCCGGGGGAAGGGCGGCATGGCGGCCAGCTTTTCGGCGGGCTCCACCGTGTTCAATATCTTGTAGACGGGATCAAAGGGGTTGCTGCGGTCCATGGACCGGTCCTCCTGGAGGTGTTGGGCGGCCCTGTGGGGCGCGTCGCGGGCGGGGAGACAATCGGCGGGGCGGCTGTGGCCGCGCGACGGGCGTCCGCGCAATCCGGTTTGATACCCGCGCGGCCAAGGGCTTGTCAACGGAGGGCTTGCCTGCGCCAGGCCTAGCGGCAGCCCTGGCCGGGCGCGGACTCGATGACGCGGATGCGCGCCCAGGCGCCGCTGCGCCAGCGCAGGCCGAAACAAACGGCCAGAAAGCCCACGTAGGCCGCCAGGCACAGCCACGGGCCGTGGATGCCGCCCACGGCGTTCTCCACCACCCACCAGGCGGGCAGCACCAGCACGCCGATGCTCGCCGCCAGCATCACCAGCATGACGAAGCGGGTGTCGCCCGCGCCCTTGAGCGCGCCGAAGCAGACGATGGTCACCGCGTCCACCAGGCCATACAAGGCCACGTAGCGCAGGAGCAGCACGCCCATGTGGCGGATGTCCGCGAACGGCGGCGCGCTTGCGGCCTGCGGCCCGGACGGGCGGAACAGCTCCAGCAGGGGGCCGGGAACA harbors:
- a CDS encoding radical SAM protein — translated: MDRSNPFDPVYKILNTVEPAEKLAAMPPFPRLMDVELTNVCNFHCLMCPVGIGTQRRPKGYMSEEVFASVLAQAAEHKCPLRFILWGEPTLHPRWLEYMGRAVQAGVAVHFNTNGSRLTPEDMRRMVELGVQSVKFSFQGVDRKSYREMRNTDYYEELLAKIEQLHAIRGDAPHPFIHVSTTITYEGPELVAAFRKRAAAFTDKVTVGRTELDRFDATSAKLSPEELAVLERMRKEDQLVKKHPRCAEVFDKLSVFWDGRVSVCCRDFEIVMGVGDVREKPLAEIWASAKANMYREALARGEYDRFPLCRRCWDYYGLQTPGLQGVE